A genomic window from Pseudomonas argentinensis includes:
- a CDS encoding rhodanese-like domain-containing protein translates to MLANLIEFATNHFILSGLFVIILALLIFTELSKGGKSLSSREVTALINRDEGVVVDIRSKKDFDTGHIVGALNIPNDKLASRLAELEKHKAKTIIVVDALGQQAGTAARELQKAGFTAARLGGGIATWRGDNLPVVK, encoded by the coding sequence ATGCTTGCCAACCTCATTGAATTCGCCACCAACCACTTCATCCTCAGCGGCCTGTTCGTCATCATTCTTGCGCTGCTGATCTTCACCGAGCTGAGCAAGGGCGGCAAAAGCCTGAGCAGCCGTGAGGTGACGGCGCTGATCAACCGCGACGAAGGCGTGGTGGTCGACATCCGCAGCAAGAAGGATTTCGACACCGGCCATATCGTCGGTGCCCTGAACATCCCCAACGACAAGCTGGCCTCGCGCCTGGCCGAACTCGAGAAGCACAAGGCCAAGACCATCATCGTCGTCGACGCCCTGGGCCAGCAGGCCGGCACCGCCGCCCGCGAGCTGCAGAAGGCCGGTTTCACCGCTGCGCGCCTGGGCGGCGGCATCGCTACCTGGCGTGGCGACAACCTGCCCGTGGTGAAGTGA
- a CDS encoding DUF4124 domain-containing protein, whose amino-acid sequence MRTLLFALLLIALPSVAQVYTYVDAEGNRVFTDSPRDGNATQVQMAPSNRIEPPQTRRLSPPAPATSSGPILSYELLRITIPQPDATINDNAGNLIVTVNAEPALHPGHSYRLLLDGQPYGSVGRSPVFPLENIDRGTHQIAVEIITEGGIIVERTPSQPFHMKRVSLAQKRKVRPCEKDDYGVRPECPIEDKPKEEDEGIISILPFL is encoded by the coding sequence ATGCGCACGCTGCTCTTCGCCCTGCTGCTGATCGCCCTGCCAAGCGTTGCCCAGGTCTACACCTATGTGGACGCCGAGGGTAACCGGGTATTCACCGACAGCCCCCGCGACGGCAATGCCACCCAGGTGCAGATGGCGCCCTCCAATCGCATCGAGCCGCCACAGACCCGCCGCCTGTCACCGCCAGCGCCCGCCACTTCCAGCGGGCCGATCCTCAGCTACGAGCTGCTGCGCATCACCATCCCGCAGCCCGACGCGACCATCAACGACAATGCCGGCAACCTGATCGTCACCGTCAATGCCGAGCCGGCCCTGCACCCCGGCCACAGCTACCGCCTGCTGCTCGACGGCCAGCCCTACGGCAGCGTCGGGCGCAGCCCGGTGTTTCCCCTGGAGAACATCGACCGCGGCACCCACCAGATCGCCGTGGAGATCATTACCGAAGGCGGCATCATCGTCGAGCGCACGCCCAGCCAGCCCTTCCACATGAAGCGCGTGTCCCTGGCCCAGAAGCGCAAGGTACGCCCGTGCGAGAAGGACGATTACGGCGTACGCCCCGAGTGCCCGATCGAAGACAAACCCAAGGAAGAAGACGAGGGCATCATCAGCATCCTGCCCTTCCTTTAA
- the grxC gene encoding glutaredoxin 3: MAKVVIYSSDWCPYCIRAKQLLNSKSVSFDEIRVDGKPDVRAEMTRKAGRTSVPQIWIGDTHVGGCDDLFALERAGKLDALLSA; encoded by the coding sequence ATGGCCAAGGTCGTCATCTACTCCAGCGACTGGTGCCCCTACTGCATCCGCGCCAAGCAGCTGTTGAACAGCAAAAGCGTATCGTTCGACGAGATCCGCGTCGACGGCAAGCCGGACGTGCGCGCCGAGATGACCCGCAAGGCCGGCCGCACCTCGGTGCCGCAGATCTGGATCGGTGATACCCATGTGGGTGGCTGCGACGATCTGTTTGCCCTGGAGCGGGCCGGCAAGCTCGATGCGCTGCTCAGTGCCTGA
- the trmL gene encoding tRNA (uridine(34)/cytosine(34)/5-carboxymethylaminomethyluridine(34)-2'-O)-methyltransferase TrmL encodes MFHVILFQPEIPPNTGNVIRLCANSGCHLHLVEPLGFELDDKRLRRAGLDYHEYAPLKRHGSLEACLESLGQPRVFAFTTKGSQPFHEVAYQPGDAFLFGPESRGLPAEIRDALPEAQRVRLPMREGCRSLNLSNTVAVAVYEAWRQQGFAMG; translated from the coding sequence ATGTTTCATGTGATCCTTTTTCAACCGGAAATTCCGCCCAACACCGGCAACGTTATCAGGCTTTGCGCCAACAGCGGCTGCCACCTGCACCTGGTCGAGCCGCTGGGCTTCGAACTGGACGACAAGCGCCTGCGCCGCGCCGGGCTGGATTACCACGAGTATGCGCCGCTCAAGCGCCACGGCAGCCTGGAGGCATGCCTGGAGAGCCTCGGCCAGCCGCGGGTGTTCGCCTTCACCACCAAGGGCTCGCAGCCCTTCCATGAAGTGGCCTACCAGCCGGGCGATGCCTTTCTGTTCGGCCCGGAGAGCCGCGGCCTGCCGGCCGAGATCCGCGATGCCCTGCCCGAGGCGCAACGCGTGCGCCTGCCGATGCGCGAAGGCTGCCGCAGCCTGAACCTGTCCAACACCGTGGCCGTGGCCGTCTACGAAGCCTGGCGCCAGCAGGGCTTCGCCATGGGCTGA
- the secB gene encoding protein-export chaperone SecB has translation MTEQANGAAQGEQTPQFSLQRIYVRDLSFEAPKSPEIFRQEWTPSVSMDLNTRQKALEGDFHEVVLTLSVTVKNGEETAFIAEVQQAGIFLIKGLDAASMSHTLGAFCPNILFPYARETLDSLVVRGSFPALMLAPVNFDALYAQELQRQQAN, from the coding sequence ATGACCGAACAAGCTAACGGCGCCGCCCAAGGCGAACAGACTCCCCAGTTCTCCCTGCAGCGCATCTACGTGCGTGACCTGTCCTTCGAAGCGCCGAAGAGCCCCGAGATCTTCCGCCAGGAGTGGACGCCGAGCGTCTCCATGGACCTCAACACCCGGCAGAAAGCCCTGGAAGGCGACTTCCACGAAGTGGTGCTGACTCTGTCGGTGACCGTGAAGAACGGTGAAGAAACCGCCTTCATCGCCGAAGTGCAGCAGGCCGGCATCTTCCTGATCAAGGGTCTGGACGCCGCCTCCATGAGCCACACCCTGGGCGCGTTCTGCCCGAACATCCTGTTCCCGTACGCCCGTGAAACCCTGGACAGCCTGGTGGTACGCGGCTCGTTCCCGGCGCTGATGCTGGCCCCGGTGAACTTCGACGCCCTGTACGCCCAGGAACTGCAGCGTCAGCAGGCCAACTGA
- the glnA gene encoding glutamate--ammonia ligase, translating to MSKAVQLIKEHDVKWVDLRFTDTKGKQHHVTMPARDALDEDFFEHGKMFDGSSIHGWKGIEASDMILMPVDETAVLDPFTEEPTLILVCDIIEPSTMQGYDRDPRSIAKRAEEFLKGTGLGDTVFVGPEPEFFIFDEVKFKSDISGSMFKIYSEQGSWMTDQDVEGGNKGHRPAVKGGYFPVPPCDHDHEIRTAMCNAMEEMGLVVEVHHHEVATAGQNEIGVKFNTLVAKADEVQTLKYCVHNVADAYGKTATFMPKPLYGDNGSGMHVHMSISKDGKNTFAGEGYAGLSETALYFIGGIIKHGKALNGFTNPSTNSYKRLVPGFEAPVMLAYSARNRSASIRIPYVSSPKARRIEARFPDPAANPYLAFAALLMAGIDGIQNKIHPGDAADKNLYDLPPEEGKLIPQVCGSLKEALEELDKGRAFLTKGGVFSDDFIDAYIELKSEEEIKVRTFVHPLEYDLYYSV from the coding sequence ATGTCTAAGGCTGTTCAACTGATCAAAGAACACGACGTGAAGTGGGTAGACCTGCGCTTCACCGATACCAAAGGTAAGCAGCACCACGTGACCATGCCGGCCCGTGACGCCCTGGACGAAGACTTCTTCGAGCACGGCAAGATGTTCGACGGCTCCTCCATCCATGGCTGGAAAGGCATCGAAGCCTCCGACATGATCCTGATGCCGGTCGACGAAACCGCCGTGCTGGATCCGTTCACCGAAGAGCCGACCCTGATCCTGGTCTGCGACATCATCGAGCCGAGCACCATGCAAGGCTACGACCGCGACCCGCGCTCCATCGCCAAGCGTGCCGAAGAGTTCCTCAAGGGCACCGGCCTGGGTGACACCGTATTCGTGGGCCCGGAGCCCGAGTTCTTCATCTTCGACGAAGTGAAGTTCAAGTCCGACATCTCCGGCTCCATGTTCAAGATCTATTCCGAGCAAGGTTCCTGGATGACCGATCAGGACGTGGAAGGCGGCAACAAGGGCCACCGTCCAGCCGTCAAAGGTGGCTACTTCCCGGTTCCGCCGTGCGACCACGACCACGAAATCCGTACTGCCATGTGTAATGCCATGGAAGAGATGGGCCTGGTCGTCGAAGTTCACCACCACGAAGTGGCCACTGCCGGTCAGAACGAAATCGGCGTGAAGTTCAACACCCTGGTCGCCAAGGCTGACGAAGTTCAGACCCTCAAGTACTGCGTGCACAACGTGGCCGACGCCTACGGCAAGACCGCCACCTTCATGCCCAAGCCCCTGTACGGCGACAACGGTTCGGGCATGCACGTACACATGTCGATCTCCAAGGACGGCAAGAACACCTTCGCAGGCGAAGGCTATGCCGGTCTGTCCGAGACCGCCCTGTACTTCATCGGTGGCATCATCAAGCACGGCAAGGCCCTGAACGGCTTCACCAACCCATCGACCAACTCCTACAAGCGCCTGGTACCGGGCTTCGAAGCCCCGGTCATGCTGGCCTACTCGGCTCGCAACCGTTCCGCATCGATCCGCATCCCGTACGTGTCGAGCCCGAAAGCTCGCCGTATCGAAGCGCGCTTCCCGGATCCGGCTGCCAACCCCTACCTGGCCTTCGCAGCACTGCTGATGGCCGGTATCGACGGCATCCAGAACAAGATCCACCCTGGCGACGCGGCCGACAAGAACCTGTACGACCTGCCGCCGGAAGAAGGCAAGCTGATCCCGCAGGTATGCGGCAGCCTGAAAGAAGCCCTGGAAGAGCTGGACAAGGGCCGCGCGTTCCTGACCAAGGGCGGCGTGTTCTCCGACGACTTCATCGATGCCTACATCGAGCTGAAATCGGAAGAAGAAATCAAGGTACGCACCTTCGTACACCCGCTGGAATACGACCTGTACTACAGCGTCTAA
- the glnL gene encoding nitrogen regulation protein NR(II), with protein sequence MIINDALHRLLLDNLTTATLLLNADLRLEYMNPAAEMLLAVSGQRSHGQFISELFTETREALGALRQAVAEAHPFNKREAVLTTQTGQSLTVDYAVTPVLSRGETMLLLEVHPRDRLLRITKEEAQLSKQETTKLLVRGLAHEIKNPLGGIRGAAQLLARELPEESLKDYTNVIIEESDRLRNLVDRMLGSNKLPSLAITNVHEVLERVASLVEAESQGSVVLVRDYDPSIPDLIIDREQMIQAVLNIVRNAMQALAAKPELRPGRITLRTRTLRQFTIGYIRHRLVTKIEIIDNGPGIPPELQETIFYPMVSGRADGTGLGLAITQNIISQHQGLIECESHPGQTVFSIFLPLEQGATPT encoded by the coding sequence ATGATCATCAACGACGCCCTGCATCGCCTGCTGCTCGACAACCTGACCACGGCGACCCTGTTGCTCAACGCCGACCTGCGCCTGGAATACATGAACCCCGCTGCCGAAATGCTCCTGGCGGTCAGCGGCCAGCGCAGCCATGGCCAGTTCATCAGCGAACTGTTCACCGAAACCCGCGAAGCCCTCGGTGCCCTGCGCCAGGCGGTGGCCGAGGCGCATCCGTTCAACAAGCGTGAGGCGGTGCTGACCACCCAGACCGGCCAGAGCCTGACCGTGGACTACGCGGTGACACCGGTGCTCAGCCGCGGCGAAACCATGTTGCTGCTCGAGGTGCACCCGCGCGACCGGCTGCTGCGCATCACCAAGGAAGAGGCCCAGCTGTCCAAGCAGGAAACCACCAAGCTGCTGGTGCGCGGCCTGGCCCACGAGATCAAGAACCCCCTGGGCGGCATTCGTGGCGCCGCCCAGTTGCTGGCCCGCGAACTGCCGGAAGAGAGCCTCAAGGATTACACCAACGTGATTATCGAGGAGTCCGACCGCCTGCGTAACCTGGTCGACCGCATGCTCGGCTCCAACAAGCTGCCGTCCCTGGCGATCACCAACGTGCACGAGGTGCTCGAGCGCGTCGCCAGCCTGGTGGAAGCGGAAAGCCAGGGCAGCGTGGTGCTGGTGCGCGACTACGATCCGAGCATTCCCGACCTGATCATCGACCGCGAGCAGATGATCCAGGCCGTGCTCAACATCGTGCGCAACGCCATGCAGGCGCTGGCCGCCAAACCCGAGCTGCGTCCGGGCCGCATCACCCTGCGCACGCGCACCCTGCGTCAGTTCACCATCGGCTACATCCGCCACCGCCTGGTGACCAAGATCGAGATCATCGACAACGGCCCGGGCATCCCGCCGGAACTGCAGGAAACCATCTTCTATCCCATGGTCAGCGGGCGTGCCGACGGCACCGGCCTGGGCCTGGCGATCACCCAGAACATCATCAGTCAGCATCAAGGCCTGATCGAATGCGAGAGCCATCCCGGGCAGACCGTGTTCTCGATCTTTCTGCCGCTGGAACAAGGAGCAACTCCGACATGA
- the ntrC gene encoding nitrogen regulation protein NR(I), producing MSRSETVWIVDDDRSIRWVLEKALQQEGMSTQSFDSADGVLGRLARQQPDVIISDIRMPGSSGLELLSSIREMHPRLPVIIMTAHSDLDSAVASYQGGAFEYLPKPFDVDEAVSLVKRANQHAKEQQGLHVPATQARTPEIIGEAPAMQEVFRAIGRLSHSNITVLINGESGTGKELVAHALHRHSPRAASPFIALNMAAIPKDLMESELFGHEKGAFTGAANQRRGRFEQADGGTLFLDEIGDMPADTQTRLLRVLADGEFYRVGGHTPVKVDVRIIAATHQNLESLVTAGKFREDLFHRLNVIRIHIPRLSDRREDIPTLARHFLSRAATELSVEPKLLKSETEDYLQQLPWPGNVRQLENTCRWITVMASGREVHVDDLPPELLVQPQDNAPVSNWEQALRQWADLALGRGQSNLLDTAVPAFERIMIETALKHTAGRRRDAALLLGWGRNTLTRKIKELGMNVGGGEDDDSDDN from the coding sequence ATGAGCCGCAGTGAAACCGTATGGATCGTTGACGACGACCGCTCCATCCGCTGGGTCCTGGAAAAGGCCTTGCAACAGGAAGGCATGAGCACCCAGAGTTTCGACAGCGCCGATGGCGTGCTGGGCCGCCTCGCCCGTCAGCAGCCGGACGTGATCATTTCCGATATCCGCATGCCGGGCTCCAGCGGCCTGGAGCTGCTGTCGAGCATCCGCGAAATGCACCCGCGCCTGCCGGTGATCATCATGACCGCCCATTCCGATCTGGACAGCGCCGTGGCGTCGTACCAGGGCGGCGCCTTCGAATACCTGCCCAAGCCCTTCGACGTGGACGAAGCGGTGTCGCTGGTCAAGCGTGCCAACCAGCACGCCAAGGAGCAGCAGGGCCTGCACGTGCCGGCCACCCAGGCGCGCACCCCGGAGATCATCGGTGAAGCGCCGGCGATGCAGGAGGTGTTCCGCGCCATCGGCCGCCTCAGCCATTCCAATATCACCGTATTGATCAACGGCGAATCGGGTACGGGTAAAGAGCTGGTCGCCCACGCCCTGCACCGCCACAGCCCGCGGGCGGCCTCGCCGTTCATCGCGCTGAACATGGCGGCCATCCCCAAGGACCTGATGGAATCCGAGCTGTTCGGCCACGAGAAAGGCGCCTTCACCGGCGCGGCCAACCAGCGTCGCGGGCGCTTCGAGCAGGCCGACGGCGGCACCCTGTTCCTCGACGAGATCGGCGACATGCCGGCCGACACCCAGACCCGCCTGCTGCGCGTGCTGGCCGATGGCGAGTTCTACCGGGTCGGCGGTCATACGCCGGTCAAGGTCGACGTGCGCATCATCGCCGCCACCCACCAGAACCTGGAAAGCCTGGTGACCGCCGGCAAGTTTCGCGAAGACCTGTTTCATCGCCTCAACGTGATCCGTATCCATATCCCGCGCCTGTCGGACCGTCGCGAAGACATTCCCACCCTCGCCCGCCATTTCCTCAGCCGCGCGGCCACGGAGCTTTCGGTCGAGCCCAAGCTGCTCAAGAGCGAAACCGAGGATTACCTGCAGCAACTGCCGTGGCCCGGCAACGTGCGCCAACTGGAGAACACCTGCCGGTGGATCACCGTGATGGCCTCGGGTCGCGAAGTGCATGTCGATGACCTGCCGCCGGAACTGCTGGTCCAGCCCCAGGACAACGCACCGGTCAGCAACTGGGAACAGGCGCTGCGCCAGTGGGCCGACCTGGCCCTGGGCCGCGGCCAGTCGAACCTGCTCGACACCGCAGTGCCGGCCTTCGAACGGATCATGATCGAGACCGCCCTCAAGCACACCGCCGGCCGCCGCCGCGACGCCGCGCTGCTGCTCGGCTGGGGGCGCAACACCCTGACCCGCAAGATCAAGGAGCTGGGCATGAATGTTGGCGGCGGCGAAGACGACGACAGCGACGACAACTAA
- the typA gene encoding translational GTPase TypA, whose amino-acid sequence MIENLRNIAIIAHVDHGKTTLVDALLRQSGTLERSELNDERVMDSNDQEKERGITILAKNTAIKWNDYRINIVDTPGHADFGGEVERVMSMVDSVLLVVDAQDGPMPQTRFVTKKAFEAGLRPIVVINKIDRPGARPDWVMDQIFDLFDNLGATEEQLDFQVVYASALNGIAGLDHTDMAEDLTPLYQAIVDHVPAPNVDVDGPFQMQISALDYNSFLGIIGVGRIARGRVKPNTPVTAIDTEGKKRNGRILKLMGHHGLHRVDVEEATAGDIVCVSGMDELFISDTLCDQNNVEAMKPLTVDEPTVSMTFQVNDSPFCGKEGKFVTSRNIKERLDKELLYNVALRVEEGDSADKFKVSGRGELHLSVLIENMRREGFEMGVGRPEVIIREVGGVKHEPYENVTIDIPEESQGKVMEEMGLRKGDLSNMVPDGKGRVRLEYNIPARGLIGFRNAFLTLTNGAGILTSIFDRYDVMKSGHMSGRQNGVLVSIDTGKALTYSLETLQARGKLFVEHGQEVYNGQIIGLNSRDNDLGVNPTKGKKLDNMRASGKDETIALVPPVRFTLEQALEFIQDDELCEVTPKSIRLRKKILDEGERTRAAKKAKN is encoded by the coding sequence GTGATCGAGAATCTACGCAACATCGCCATCATCGCCCACGTTGACCATGGCAAGACCACCCTGGTCGACGCCCTGCTGCGTCAGTCCGGCACCCTGGAGCGCAGCGAGCTCAACGACGAGCGCGTGATGGACAGCAACGACCAGGAAAAAGAGCGCGGCATCACCATTCTGGCCAAGAACACCGCCATCAAGTGGAACGACTACCGCATCAACATCGTCGACACCCCCGGCCACGCCGACTTCGGCGGTGAAGTCGAGCGCGTGATGTCGATGGTCGACTCCGTGCTGCTGGTCGTCGACGCCCAGGACGGCCCGATGCCGCAAACCCGCTTCGTGACCAAGAAGGCCTTCGAAGCCGGCCTGCGTCCGATCGTGGTGATCAACAAGATCGACCGTCCGGGCGCGCGCCCTGACTGGGTCATGGACCAGATCTTCGACCTGTTCGACAACCTCGGTGCCACCGAAGAGCAGCTGGACTTCCAGGTGGTCTACGCCAGCGCCCTGAACGGCATCGCCGGTCTGGACCACACCGACATGGCCGAAGACCTGACCCCGCTGTACCAGGCCATCGTCGACCACGTCCCGGCGCCGAACGTCGACGTCGACGGCCCGTTCCAGATGCAGATCTCGGCACTGGACTACAACAGCTTCCTGGGCATCATCGGCGTTGGCCGTATCGCCCGTGGCCGCGTCAAGCCGAACACCCCGGTCACCGCCATCGATACCGAAGGCAAGAAGCGTAACGGCCGTATCCTCAAGCTGATGGGCCACCACGGCCTGCACCGCGTGGACGTCGAAGAAGCCACCGCCGGCGACATCGTCTGCGTCAGCGGCATGGACGAGCTGTTCATCTCCGACACCCTGTGCGACCAGAACAACGTCGAGGCCATGAAGCCGCTGACCGTCGACGAGCCGACCGTTTCCATGACCTTCCAGGTCAACGATTCGCCGTTCTGCGGCAAGGAAGGCAAGTTCGTCACCAGCCGCAACATCAAGGAGCGCCTGGACAAGGAGCTGCTGTACAACGTGGCCCTGCGTGTCGAAGAAGGCGACTCGGCCGACAAGTTCAAGGTCTCCGGCCGTGGTGAGCTGCACCTGTCGGTACTGATCGAGAACATGCGCCGCGAAGGCTTCGAAATGGGCGTTGGTCGTCCGGAAGTGATCATCCGTGAAGTGGGCGGCGTGAAACACGAGCCGTACGAGAACGTCACCATCGACATCCCGGAAGAATCCCAGGGCAAGGTCATGGAAGAAATGGGTCTGCGTAAAGGCGACCTGAGCAACATGGTGCCGGACGGCAAGGGTCGCGTACGCCTGGAATACAACATCCCGGCTCGCGGTCTGATCGGCTTCCGTAACGCCTTCCTGACCCTGACCAACGGCGCAGGCATCCTGACCTCGATCTTCGACCGTTACGACGTGATGAAGTCGGGCCACATGAGCGGCCGCCAGAACGGCGTACTGGTGTCGATCGACACCGGCAAGGCGCTGACCTACTCCCTGGAAACCCTGCAGGCGCGCGGCAAGCTGTTCGTCGAGCACGGGCAGGAAGTCTACAACGGTCAGATCATCGGCCTGAACAGCCGTGACAACGACCTGGGCGTCAACCCAACCAAAGGCAAGAAGCTCGACAACATGCGTGCTTCGGGTAAGGACGAAACCATCGCCCTGGTGCCGCCGGTTCGCTTCACCCTGGAGCAGGCCCTGGAATTCATCCAGGACGATGAATTGTGCGAAGTGACTCCAAAGTCCATTCGCCTGCGTAAAAAGATTTTGGACGAAGGCGAGCGCACCCGCGCTGCCAAGAAAGCCAAGAACTGA
- the thiI gene encoding tRNA uracil 4-sulfurtransferase ThiI — MKLIVKVFPEITIKSPPVRKNFIRQLAKNIRVVLRDLDPQLQVTGVWDNLEVKTEVAEPKVLQEIIERLSCVPGIVHFLQIDEYPLGDFDDIVAKCKLHYGELLNGKIFSVRCKRGGRHAFSSIDVERYVGSQLRQQCGAAGIDLKKPQVEVRIEIRDQRLYVIHHQHPGLGGYPLGSLEQTLVLMSGGFDSTVAAYQIMRRGLMSHFCFFNLGGRAHELGVMEVAHYLWKKYGSSQRVLFISVPFEEVLGEILGKVDNSYMGVTLKRMMLRAASRLAERLQIDALVTGEAISQVSSQTLPNLSVIDSVTDKLVLRPLITSHKQDIIDTAEQIGTAEFARHMPEYCGVISVNPTTKAKPHRVVHEEEQFDMAILERALERARLIAIDRVIEELGQDVQVEEVAQALPGQVVIDIRHPDQAEDEPLEIEGVEVQALPFYAINNRFKELDENRQYLLYCDRGVMSRLHAHHLLSEGHANVRVYRPA; from the coding sequence ATGAAACTGATCGTCAAAGTCTTCCCGGAAATCACCATCAAGAGCCCGCCGGTTCGCAAGAACTTCATCCGGCAGTTGGCCAAGAACATCCGCGTGGTGTTGCGTGATCTCGACCCGCAGCTGCAGGTCACCGGTGTCTGGGACAATCTGGAAGTGAAGACCGAGGTGGCCGAGCCCAAGGTCTTGCAGGAAATCATCGAGCGCCTGAGCTGCGTGCCGGGCATCGTTCACTTCCTGCAGATCGACGAATACCCGCTCGGCGACTTCGACGATATCGTCGCCAAGTGCAAGCTGCATTATGGCGAACTGCTGAACGGCAAGATCTTCTCGGTGCGTTGCAAGCGCGGCGGCCGCCACGCCTTCTCCTCCATCGACGTGGAACGCTACGTCGGCAGCCAGCTGCGCCAGCAGTGCGGCGCCGCCGGTATCGACCTGAAGAAGCCCCAGGTCGAGGTGCGCATCGAGATCCGCGACCAGCGCCTGTACGTCATTCATCACCAGCATCCCGGCCTGGGCGGTTACCCCCTGGGCTCGCTGGAGCAGACCCTGGTACTGATGAGCGGTGGTTTCGACTCCACCGTGGCGGCCTACCAGATCATGCGCCGCGGCCTGATGAGCCACTTCTGCTTCTTCAACCTCGGCGGCCGTGCCCACGAGCTGGGGGTGATGGAAGTCGCCCACTACCTGTGGAAGAAGTACGGCAGCAGCCAGCGCGTGCTGTTCATCAGCGTGCCGTTCGAAGAAGTGCTCGGCGAGATTCTCGGCAAGGTCGACAACAGCTACATGGGCGTGACCCTCAAGCGCATGATGCTGCGCGCCGCCAGCCGCCTGGCCGAGCGCCTGCAGATCGACGCCCTGGTGACCGGCGAGGCGATCAGCCAGGTGTCCAGCCAGACCCTGCCGAACCTCTCGGTGATCGACTCGGTCACCGACAAGCTGGTGCTGCGCCCGCTGATCACCAGCCACAAGCAGGACATCATCGATACCGCGGAGCAGATCGGCACCGCCGAGTTCGCCCGCCACATGCCCGAATACTGCGGCGTGATCTCGGTGAACCCGACCACCAAGGCCAAGCCCCACCGCGTCGTCCATGAAGAAGAACAGTTCGACATGGCGATTCTCGAGCGCGCCCTCGAGCGCGCGCGCCTGATCGCCATCGACCGGGTGATCGAGGAGCTGGGTCAGGACGTGCAGGTCGAGGAAGTCGCCCAGGCCTTGCCGGGCCAGGTGGTGATCGACATTCGCCACCCCGACCAGGCCGAAGACGAGCCGCTGGAGATCGAGGGTGTGGAAGTCCAGGCGCTGCCGTTCTACGCCATCAACAACCGTTTCAAGGAGCTGGACGAGAACCGCCAGTACCTCCTTTATTGCGACAGGGGCGTGATGAGCCGCCTGCATGCCCATCACCTGCTGAGCGAGGGGCATGCCAATGTGCGCGTTTATCGTCCGGCATAA
- a CDS encoding DUF4124 domain-containing protein, protein MRRTLACLLLILALPVSAQIYKYTDANGNTVFTNQPPEGTQAESVELKPINTSSQPTPPTTSTSEPRLSELPSNPYQILELRDLPSEEALRANNGTFSVGVTIEPRLGPGHTLRLLLDGKPYGQPSNVPRLQLSEVDRGEHSLAVAVMQGERIVQQSETRTFTVQRVSTNSPARGN, encoded by the coding sequence ATGCGCCGCACGCTCGCTTGCCTGCTGCTGATCCTGGCCCTGCCGGTCAGCGCGCAGATCTACAAATACACCGACGCCAACGGCAACACGGTGTTCACCAACCAGCCGCCGGAAGGCACCCAGGCCGAAAGCGTCGAGCTCAAGCCGATCAACACCAGCAGCCAGCCGACGCCGCCCACCACCAGCACGAGTGAACCGCGCCTGAGCGAACTGCCGAGCAATCCCTACCAGATTCTCGAACTGCGCGACCTGCCCAGCGAGGAAGCGCTGCGCGCCAACAACGGCACCTTTTCCGTGGGCGTGACCATCGAGCCGCGCCTGGGCCCCGGGCATACCCTGCGCCTGCTGCTCGACGGCAAGCCCTACGGGCAGCCGAGCAACGTGCCGCGCCTGCAACTGAGCGAAGTGGACCGCGGCGAGCACAGCCTGGCGGTTGCCGTGATGCAGGGCGAGCGCATTGTCCAGCAGAGCGAGACGCGCACCTTCACGGTGCAGCGGGTCAGCACCAACAGCCCGGCCCGGGGTAACTGA